In the Streptomyces sp. NBC_01237 genome, CGCGGCGAAGGCGAGCAGCGCGAGATCGCCGCTGTGCGAGAGCGAGAAGTGCAGGGGCACGTCCGGGTCCTCGGGCGCCGGTCTGCCGTGCGGTTCGCCGCAGCAGGGGCAGGGCTCGCGCCGGAAGCGGACCCGGTCGGCCGCGATCCCGAGCTGGGCCCCGAGCAGCAGCCGCAGGGCCACATGAGCGGTGACGTAGCACCGGCGGTCGGCGCTGCGGCGCAGCGCGGCGGCCCGGTCCCGTTCCGTGTCGTCGAGCACGAGACGGGCGAGCTCCGCCACCTTCTCCGGGTGCGTGTTCGCGTCCGCCAGCCACAGGTGCGCGGCGCCGTCGGGCAGTCGCAGCGGACCGGGGGGAGCCCCGGGTGTCAGGACTGCGGGTATCCGCGGCGCGGGTGACGCGGGCGCCCCGCACCGCGGACTCCGGACAGCGAGGTCAGCGCGCATGGCCGGTGGCCGTCGCGGCGACGAACCGGTACACGTCGTCCAGGAGGCCGTCGGTGTGCCGGACACCGTCCGCCCCGTACGCGTGCCCCGTCAGGACCGGCAGTACGTCCGCCAGGAGCGCGGCCAGTTCGCCGCCGTTCTCCTGGACCAGGGCGACGGCCCCTTCCCACAGCGCGGTACGCACCCGCTCCGCGGTGAGCAGGCCGTCGCCCGCTGCCGCGACGGTGAGCAGGCCGGCGATGCGCCGCTCCAGCGGCGTGGGTGTCCAGGCGCCGCACCGCGCGCGCTCGGCGAGTGCGTCCAGGCCCTCGCACAGACGCGTTTCCGCCGGCCGTGGCGTACTCGGGAGCTGTGCTGTGGTGTTCGGCATGGTGACTCCTCACGGAGGGACGGGTGTCGGACGGGATGCCGCGCACTGCCCCCGGCGGCGGCCTTTCAGGAGGAGGTGGCCGGCGCGCCGACGGCGCGGCGCAGCGCCTCGACGCGGTCGGTGCGCTCCCAGGTGAAGTCGGGGAGTTCGCGGCCGAAGTGGCCGTACGCGGCGGTCCGGGCGTAGATCGGCCGGAGCAGGTCGAGGTCGCGGATGATCGCGGCCGGGCGGAGGTCGAAGAC is a window encoding:
- a CDS encoding 4'-phosphopantetheinyl transferase family protein, whose amino-acid sequence is MRADLAVRSPRCGAPASPAPRIPAVLTPGAPPGPLRLPDGAAHLWLADANTHPEKVAELARLVLDDTERDRAAALRRSADRRCYVTAHVALRLLLGAQLGIAADRVRFRREPCPCCGEPHGRPAPEDPDVPLHFSLSHSGDLALLAFAATPVGADVQTKGSAEAADEIKGVLHPREEAELAACSEADRPDAFARAWVRKEAYLKGLGTGLARSPALDYLGTGTAAVAGPPGWRVEDVAVPYGYAAAVAVREERRPA